CGCGGACAAGGCGCTCTTCCTGCTGCGGCAGGTGCCTCGGCTGGAGGACCCGTCCCTCTTCGTGGCGGTGATGGACGTGCTCCGGGGCGAGGCCTTGCCGCAGTCCTCCCACGACGAAGCGCGCACGGTGTTCCGCCAGAAGCTGGAGGCGCTGGCGGCCGCGAACCCACGCGCCATGCAGATTCAGTTGCTGCTGCTCCTGGGAGACACGGAGCCGGGCTCGGAGATGAGCGCGGCGGAGATCGACCGCCTGGAGCAGGTGGCCGCGCTGCCCGTGTGGCGCGAAGGCGTCTTCACCCGCACGTACGAGGAAGCCCGGAAGCTGCTGGAGGGCTCGGGAGTGCCGGATGTCAGCGCCACGGCGATGGCGGTGGCGGCCCACAGCGTGACGGACCGGGGCTCGTGGGTGCTGCGCACGCGCAACGTGGGCACGCGCGGCTCGCTGTCCCCCGAGGGCCGGAAGCGGCTGGGCCGCATCACCCGCGACATCGGCACGCGCATGGCCGAACAACCCACCATGGTGGAGCGCGTGGTGGGCCTGCAGCTCGTCCGCGGCGGCGCCCAGGACATGGGCGACGAGGCCGGGCGTGAACAGGCGCTGGCGCGAATCGACGCGCTGGAGGGCGCGGTGGCCCTCTTCCGCAAGGCGTCCATGGACCGCTGGCCCCTGCATGCGCTGACGGAGGAGTTGATACAGGCGAGCACGCGAGACGAGCCCGCCTACCTGCTGTCCTTCACGCGCGTGGAAGCGAATCAGGCGGCGGAGACACAACAACCGTAGCGGCGATTGGAACGAGGTCTCTCGGGCCCCGGGAGACTTCCACCCGGGGCCCGAGCGGGCCCCCCACGATGCCACGAAGCCGCCGCACGCCGGACCTCCAAGGTCGTCCGGGCAACCGCACTCCTTCCACGCGAGCGCCGGGAACAAGGGGGTTGCTTCCCGAGCGGCCTGCGCGTGGGCACCGTGGAATACCGTCCACGAACGCCAACGCTACGGTGGTCGAAGAATATCGGCTGCGCGGGGCCTGTCCACCCGCCGGGTTCTGACTCTCGCAAGCACCGTGACAGGCCGGATGTGGTGAGGACCCATAGCAGTTGCGCATTCACGACGAGTGTGAGCAGGCGCGGGGGAGACTGAATTCCTTTCAGGGCGCGTCATGAAGCAGCGCGATATGTGGAAAACCGCTACGCCGGCTTGAGCTCACCATGCGCTTCCTGGGCTGGGATTTGACGGACCCGTACGCACGCGTTGCCCGGCCCGTGGACGTGGCGGAGGTGGATGCCCGGGGGCAGGTGCGCTTCTCCGAGCTTCGGTGGCCCATCCCCTCCAAGGCGCTCGGCTTCACCCCCGAGCTGCTGCGCTCGTCATTTCCTTTGAACCCGGAGGATGTGCTCGTCATCGATGGACCCCAGGCGCTGGCCCGGCCAGGAGCCTCCGTGCGCGAAGCGGAGCGATGCCTGCGCGCGCCGGGACGCACGCCCGACGTGCTACCCGAGCCTGGACGTCCCTTCGCCGGCTTCGTCCGGGGCGGAGTGCTGCTGTTCGCGGCGCTGCATGCGCGGGGTGGGCATCCCCTGTTGGACGTGGACACGGACTCGCTGGAGGAGGCCCGCCTCTTCGAGGCCTTCCCCGGCGCGACGTGGCGCGCGCTGTCTGTGGAGAAGTTGGGGAAGAAGACGTCTCACGCGGGACGGACGCGAAGACAGGCGGTGCTGGAGGCGCGGGGCCTGCGCTTCCCACCGGGCCTGCTTCCCACCCATGACCAGTTGGACGCAGCGCTGTGCGCGTGGCTCGGGTGGCTCACGCGCAAGGCGCCCGCGCGCGTCACCGCCGTGGGCGCACCGCTCACCGTGGATGCCCAGGGCTGGCTGCGCGAGGGCCGCATCCTCGACGTGCGGTCTTCCGATACGCCCACAAGTTCTCCACAGTGAAGCGCCGCGCTGCTGCTCAGTGAACCGCGTTCTCATGGTGCCCGTGCCCCGGTCCTCCGAAAGTCCCGGGCCAGGGCGCGTTCGCGGGCAGCACCCCCGGCATGGGGAAGCGCATGAAGCGCGGCTGGCTGTTGGCGAAGGGCGGATCGCACTCGCCACAACTGAGGGCCCCATCCATCACGTAGAGGGCGCCAGGCCCCAGCTCCATCAACTGCGGCACCGTGCGCGGCGCGTAGTCGAGCGGGCACTGGAAGGCTTC
This genomic window from Myxococcus virescens contains:
- a CDS encoding DUF429 domain-containing protein; the protein is MRFLGWDLTDPYARVARPVDVAEVDARGQVRFSELRWPIPSKALGFTPELLRSSFPLNPEDVLVIDGPQALARPGASVREAERCLRAPGRTPDVLPEPGRPFAGFVRGGVLLFAALHARGGHPLLDVDTDSLEEARLFEAFPGATWRALSVEKLGKKTSHAGRTRRQAVLEARGLRFPPGLLPTHDQLDAALCAWLGWLTRKAPARVTAVGAPLTVDAQGWLREGRILDVRSSDTPTSSPQ